In Stenotrophomonas sp. ASS1, the following proteins share a genomic window:
- a CDS encoding alpha/beta hydrolase, with amino-acid sequence MTQLFLTRWQRLLPVLFAAFLLLGSSGCAMVTVKQVKSSDSLVNKRADVLNTGKLSPAARETLSAAGLDESQCEKDFLVCRSTLLMTDDLNVEQRLSALSELWVKAALAMTPKKTAAGDPPMSDAALDAWLEAARYAYAYLFYSGRSPSDRAFEDRQTQVRDYYNYAAEKAAVVLFVRARAAALAGEDYTKPLTVGSWSLASNYQQLGLKSIPAQLVPAGTVSFVGLRSTYRRDGFGAELVMVMDPPKLVAPVIAPDGPKAETAQDDEDDERRGRRHRHDDSVPEFSEMSSINVTALLRFEGSSLEDVMRTRRVELDAYSPEATERITLHGEQVPLAGNFTAAYGLWLAQSGFARQSLRTLFGMSEGIGEPHIYLMQPWDPNRRIIFMLHGLASSPEAWVNLANEIMGDPELRQQFQVWQVYYPTNAPIALNRYEIANAFNDTLKHFDPNGSTRASKDMVYIGHSMGGVLARLLVSDSGDVLWNDLLANYDLKGERLKRVQNKLGPLLHFKAQPNVERAIFIAAPHQGTDIAGNKVGRLIGRLVRLPLTILGKFEDVFMALAQAEQQVDGTAKPKIPNSIDNLKASDPFVKAAAQLPIEAGLKYHSIIAQRKPELPVEKSDDGLVPYWSAHLPGALSEKVIISGHSVQETPQAVLEVRRILHRDIDDMGTGSR; translated from the coding sequence ATGACCCAACTCTTTCTGACCCGCTGGCAGCGCCTGCTGCCGGTGTTGTTCGCCGCCTTCCTGCTGCTGGGCAGCAGCGGCTGCGCGATGGTTACCGTCAAGCAGGTCAAATCCAGTGATTCACTGGTCAACAAGCGCGCGGATGTGCTCAACACTGGCAAGCTCAGCCCCGCCGCGCGTGAAACGCTCAGCGCAGCGGGCCTGGACGAATCGCAGTGCGAGAAGGACTTCCTGGTCTGCCGCAGCACGTTGCTGATGACCGACGACCTCAATGTCGAGCAGCGGCTGTCGGCGCTGTCCGAGCTGTGGGTGAAGGCTGCATTGGCGATGACGCCGAAGAAGACCGCCGCAGGCGACCCGCCGATGAGCGATGCGGCATTGGATGCCTGGCTGGAAGCCGCGCGCTATGCCTATGCCTACCTGTTCTACAGTGGCCGCTCACCGTCCGACCGGGCCTTCGAGGACCGCCAGACGCAGGTGCGCGACTACTACAACTACGCGGCCGAGAAGGCGGCGGTGGTGCTGTTCGTGCGCGCACGTGCCGCTGCGCTGGCCGGCGAGGACTACACGAAGCCGCTCACGGTCGGTAGCTGGTCGCTGGCCTCCAACTACCAGCAGCTGGGTCTGAAGAGCATTCCGGCGCAGCTGGTGCCAGCGGGAACGGTCAGCTTCGTTGGCCTGCGCAGCACCTATCGCCGCGATGGCTTCGGTGCCGAACTGGTGATGGTGATGGACCCGCCGAAACTGGTCGCGCCAGTGATCGCGCCCGACGGCCCGAAGGCTGAAACCGCGCAGGACGACGAGGACGACGAGCGTCGTGGCCGCCGCCACCGCCATGACGATTCAGTGCCCGAGTTCAGTGAGATGTCCTCGATCAACGTCACCGCACTGCTGCGGTTCGAGGGCAGCAGCCTGGAAGACGTGATGCGCACGCGCCGGGTCGAGCTGGATGCCTATTCGCCGGAAGCGACCGAGCGCATCACTCTGCACGGTGAGCAGGTACCGCTGGCCGGCAACTTCACTGCCGCCTACGGCCTGTGGCTGGCGCAGAGTGGCTTCGCCCGGCAGTCGCTGCGTACCCTGTTCGGTATGAGCGAGGGCATCGGCGAGCCGCACATCTACCTGATGCAGCCGTGGGACCCGAACCGCCGCATCATCTTCATGCTGCACGGCCTGGCCAGCAGCCCGGAAGCGTGGGTGAACCTGGCCAACGAGATCATGGGTGACCCCGAGCTGCGCCAGCAGTTCCAGGTGTGGCAGGTCTATTACCCGACCAATGCGCCGATCGCGCTGAACCGCTACGAGATCGCCAATGCATTCAACGACACGCTGAAGCATTTCGATCCCAATGGCAGCACGCGTGCGTCGAAGGACATGGTCTACATCGGTCACAGCATGGGCGGCGTGCTGGCGCGCCTGCTGGTGAGCGATTCCGGCGATGTACTGTGGAACGACCTGCTGGCCAACTACGACCTGAAGGGGGAACGGCTGAAGCGGGTGCAGAACAAGCTGGGCCCGCTGCTGCATTTCAAGGCGCAGCCGAACGTGGAGCGTGCGATCTTCATCGCCGCGCCGCACCAGGGCACCGACATTGCCGGCAACAAGGTCGGTCGCCTGATTGGTCGCTTGGTACGCCTGCCGCTGACAATCCTCGGCAAGTTCGAGGACGTGTTCATGGCGCTGGCGCAGGCCGAGCAGCAGGTCGATGGCACCGCCAAGCCGAAGATCCCGAACAGCATCGACAACCTCAAGGCCAGCGATCCGTTCGTGAAGGCCGCCGCACAGCTGCCGATTGAGGCGGGCCTGAAGTACCACTCGATCATCGCCCAGCGCAAACCCGAGCTGCCGGTGGAGAAATCCGATGATGGGCTGGTGCCGTACTGGAGCGCACATCTGCCGGGCGCGCTGTCGGAGAAGGTGATCATCTCGGGCCACAGCGTGCAGGAAACCCCGCAGGCGGTGCTGGAGGTGAGGCGCATCCTGCACCGGGATATCGATGACATGGGGACCGGCAGCCGGTAG
- a CDS encoding MFS transporter yields MLLSSPPVDKRGPHLTRMSPTLSPADARAPADTSILSPRYRATTIGMVALVALHAFEALAVAAAMPTVAEALDGLRLYALAFGGTLATSVIGMTLAGRWADRHGPARPLWYGLGCFVLGLLLAGFAMRMGMLVAGRLLQGLGAGAISVSLYVMVGRSYPEHLRPKVFAAFSAGWVVPSMIGPALSGLIVQHLGWRWVFLAVPLLAVPAALLLRPALARMQPTDAASSDDGRGNVVRWASGASLAALLLYFGGQQQGLPALLCIGVAMLALLFCVHRLLPAGTLLLRRGLPSVIALRGVAAAAFFACEAYLPLLLQRERGLSPSWAGAVLSLGALGWFAGSWLQGHQQRGWSRQQLLRVGTPLMTIGIAATLAVLFNAAPLPVALVGWAVTGFGMGMIYASLSVLTLSLSAPHEQGANTSALQLSEALSVTTALAVSGALFALFVEAAPHTGYLLCLAITFGLALLSTVIARRV; encoded by the coding sequence ATGCTGCTATCTTCGCCGCCAGTTGACAAGCGCGGCCCGCATCTGACTCGTATGTCCCCCACTCTTTCGCCCGCCGACGCCCGTGCGCCGGCTGATACGTCGATCCTGTCTCCCCGCTATCGCGCCACCACCATCGGCATGGTGGCACTGGTGGCGCTGCATGCCTTCGAGGCCCTGGCGGTGGCCGCCGCCATGCCGACCGTGGCCGAGGCGCTGGATGGCCTGCGCCTGTATGCGCTGGCCTTTGGCGGCACCCTGGCCACCAGTGTCATCGGCATGACCCTGGCCGGACGCTGGGCCGACCGCCATGGGCCAGCTCGGCCGCTGTGGTATGGCCTGGGCTGCTTCGTGCTGGGCCTGCTGCTGGCCGGCTTCGCCATGCGCATGGGCATGCTGGTGGCCGGGCGCCTGCTACAGGGCCTGGGCGCAGGCGCGATCTCGGTCTCGCTGTACGTGATGGTTGGCCGCAGCTATCCCGAACACCTGCGCCCGAAGGTATTCGCCGCGTTCTCCGCCGGCTGGGTGGTGCCGTCGATGATCGGCCCGGCACTGAGCGGCCTGATCGTGCAGCACCTCGGTTGGCGTTGGGTATTCCTGGCGGTGCCGCTACTGGCGGTCCCGGCCGCGCTGCTGCTGCGCCCTGCACTGGCACGCATGCAGCCCACTGATGCTGCCAGCAGCGACGATGGACGCGGCAACGTGGTGCGCTGGGCCAGCGGTGCTTCGTTGGCGGCGCTGCTGCTCTACTTCGGCGGCCAGCAGCAGGGCCTGCCTGCGCTGCTCTGCATCGGCGTGGCCATGCTGGCGCTGCTGTTCTGCGTGCACCGCCTGTTGCCAGCCGGCACGTTGCTGCTGCGCCGCGGGTTGCCCAGCGTGATCGCGCTGCGCGGCGTCGCGGCGGCCGCATTCTTCGCCTGTGAGGCCTACCTGCCACTGCTGTTGCAGCGCGAACGCGGGCTCTCGCCCAGCTGGGCCGGCGCGGTGCTCAGCCTCGGCGCGTTGGGCTGGTTCGCCGGTTCATGGCTGCAGGGCCACCAGCAGCGCGGCTGGTCACGCCAGCAGCTGCTGCGCGTTGGCACACCGCTGATGACGATCGGTATCGCCGCCACACTAGCCGTGCTGTTCAACGCAGCGCCGCTGCCGGTGGCCCTGGTCGGCTGGGCGGTGACCGGCTTCGGCATGGGCATGATCTACGCCAGCTTGTCGGTGCTGACGCTGTCGTTGTCCGCACCGCACGAGCAGGGTGCCAACACCTCGGCGCTGCAGTTGAGCGAGGCGCTGTCGGTGACCACCGCGCTGGCGGTTTCCGGTGCGCTGTTCGCGCTGTTCGTGGAAGCCGCGCCACACACCGGCTACCTGCTGTGCCTGGCGATCACCTTCGGCCTGGCGCTGCTGTCCACGGTGATCGCGCGGCGGGTGTAG